A section of the Saccopteryx leptura isolate mSacLep1 chromosome 4, mSacLep1_pri_phased_curated, whole genome shotgun sequence genome encodes:
- the ATG12 gene encoding ubiquitin-like protein ATG12, whose protein sequence is MAEEPETVLQLPPSGATDSEGPAEVSPGTATPEPPSSAAVSPGTEEPAGDAKKKIDILLKAVGDTPIMKTKKWAVERTRTIQGLIDFIKKFLKLVASEQLFIYVNQSFAPSPDQDVGTLYECFGSDGKLVLHYCKSQAWG, encoded by the exons ATGGCTGAGGAGCCGGAGACTGTGCTGCAGCTCCCTCCCTCAGGTGCGACGGACAGCGAAGGACCTGCAGAAGTCTCTCCGGGAACAGCCACTCCGGAGCCCCCTTCCTCGGCTGCAGTCTCCCCAGGGACAGAGGAACCTGCCGGTGACgccaagaaaaaaa TTGACATCCTCCTAAAGGCTGTGGGAGACACCCCtataatgaaaacaaagaagtggGCTGTCGAGAGAACCCGAACCATCCAAGGACTCattgacttcatcaaaaagtTCCTGAAACTTGTGGCTTCAGAACAGTTG tttaTTTATGTGAATCAGTCCTTTGCCCCTTCTCCTGACCAAGATGTTGGAACCCTCTATGAG tgtTTTGGCAGTGATGGTAAACTGGTACTACACTACTGCAAATCTCAGGCATGGGGATGA